One genomic region from Aliarcobacter cryaerophilus ATCC 43158 encodes:
- a CDS encoding LegC family aminotransferase, which yields MQKIVDFIKQTFNTNEFIPLHEPRFIGNEKKYLNDCIDSTFVSSVGKYVDSFEKEFAASVGAKYAIATVNGTAALHISLILADVKKDDEVITQPLTFIATCNAISYIGAKPIFVDVDLDTMGLSPKSLKNFLETNCEIVDNKCINKTTNKQIKACVPMHTFGHPCRIDEIKDICDTWSITLVEDAAESLGSFYKYKHTGTFGKVGAFSFNGNKIITSGGGGVIVTDDESLAKRAKHITTTAKIPHPYEYVHSEIGYNYRLPNLNAALLVAQLEQLNKFLASKRELAKIYKEFFSLNSIKFIEEPKNSKSNYWLQAVLLEDIKQRDDFLEFTNKNGVMTRPIWKLMNELDMFKDCQKDDLKNSKYLEQRVVNIPSSVIL from the coding sequence ATGCAAAAAATAGTTGATTTTATAAAACAAACTTTTAATACAAATGAGTTTATACCTTTACATGAGCCAAGATTTATTGGTAATGAAAAGAAGTATTTAAATGATTGTATTGATTCTACATTTGTATCAAGTGTTGGAAAATATGTAGATAGTTTTGAAAAAGAGTTTGCTGCATCTGTTGGAGCAAAATATGCAATAGCTACTGTAAACGGAACAGCTGCTTTACATATATCACTTATTTTAGCTGATGTAAAAAAAGATGATGAAGTTATCACTCAACCACTTACTTTTATAGCTACTTGTAATGCAATTTCTTATATTGGAGCAAAACCAATTTTTGTAGATGTTGATTTAGATACAATGGGGTTAAGCCCAAAATCACTTAAAAACTTTTTAGAAACTAATTGTGAAATTGTAGATAATAAATGTATAAATAAAACTACAAATAAACAAATTAAAGCTTGTGTTCCTATGCATACTTTTGGGCATCCTTGCAGAATTGATGAGATAAAAGATATCTGTGATACTTGGAGTATAACTTTAGTAGAAGATGCAGCAGAGAGTTTAGGAAGTTTTTATAAATATAAACATACTGGAACTTTTGGAAAAGTAGGTGCATTTAGTTTTAATGGTAATAAAATTATCACAAGTGGTGGTGGTGGAGTTATTGTTACAGATGATGAATCTTTAGCAAAAAGAGCTAAACATATCACAACAACAGCAAAAATTCCTCATCCTTATGAATATGTTCATAGTGAAATTGGATATAACTATAGACTTCCAAATTTAAATGCAGCTTTGCTTGTAGCTCAGCTTGAACAGTTAAATAAATTTTTGGCTTCAAAAAGAGAGTTAGCAAAAATATATAAAGAATTTTTTTCATTAAATAGTATAAAGTTTATAGAAGAACCAAAAAATAGTAAATCAAACTATTGGCTTCAAGCTGTTTTACTCGAGGATATAAAACAAAGAGATGATTTTTTAGAGTTTACAAATAAAAATGGTGTTATGACAAGACCTATTTGGAAACTTATGAATGAACTTGATATGTTTAAAGATTGTCAAAAAGATGATTTAAAAAATTCAAAATATTTAGAACAAAGAGTTGTGAATATTCCTAGTTCGGTTATTTTGTAA
- a CDS encoding NeuD/PglB/VioB family sugar acetyltransferase — MKEKIVLIGGGGHCHSVIDVIEQTNKYEIIGIVDTKDNIGKKVLDYEIIACDDDLKTIFGTCKNAVITIGYIKTNELRKKLFEKLINIGFNFPTIISPLAYVSKHSFIDEGTVIMHHALVNANAKIGKNCIINTKALIEHDAIIEDNCHISTASIINGGVIVKENSFVGSNATSKQYTEIAGFVKAGSLVK; from the coding sequence ATGAAAGAAAAGATAGTTCTTATTGGTGGTGGTGGGCATTGCCATAGTGTTATTGATGTTATTGAACAAACAAACAAATATGAGATTATTGGTATTGTTGATACAAAAGATAATATTGGAAAAAAAGTTTTAGATTATGAAATTATTGCTTGTGATGATGATTTAAAAACTATTTTTGGAACTTGTAAAAATGCAGTTATTACAATAGGATATATAAAAACAAATGAGTTAAGAAAAAAACTATTTGAAAAACTTATAAATATAGGATTTAATTTTCCAACTATCATTTCACCACTAGCTTATGTTTCAAAACATTCATTTATAGATGAAGGAACTGTGATTATGCATCATGCACTTGTAAATGCAAATGCAAAGATTGGAAAAAACTGTATAATAAATACAAAAGCTTTGATAGAACATGATGCAATTATAGAAGACAACTGCCATATCTCAACTGCAAGTATTATAAATGGTGGAGTTATTGTAAAAGAAAATAGTTTTGTTGGAAGTAATGCTACTTCAAAACAATATACAGAAATTGCTGGATTTGTAAAAGCAGGGAGCCTAGTAAAGTGA
- the neuB gene encoding N-acetylneuraminate synthase, giving the protein MDKVFIIAEAGVNHNGSIELAKKLIDVAVEAKVDAVKFQTFKAENLVSKNAQKADYQKQTTNNSESQFDMIKKLELDVNTHKELISYCKSKNIMFLSTPFDHDSIELLNSLGLEIFKIPSGEITNLPYLRHIGRLDKKVILSTGMADIGEIEDALDILINAGIKKENITVLHANTMYPTSMEDVNLKAMLTIGNTFDIAFGYSDHTLGIEVPIAAVALGASCIEKHFTLDCTMDGPDHKASLEPNELKAMVKAIRNIELALGSSVKKPSKSEIPNMQIARKSIVAKSDIKKGDILSEENITIKRPGNGINPMRWDEIVGSVALKDYKEDELI; this is encoded by the coding sequence ATGGATAAAGTATTTATAATAGCAGAAGCTGGTGTTAATCATAATGGCAGTATTGAATTAGCTAAGAAGTTAATTGATGTAGCGGTTGAAGCAAAAGTAGATGCAGTGAAGTTTCAAACATTTAAAGCTGAAAATTTAGTTTCAAAAAATGCACAAAAAGCAGATTATCAAAAACAAACTACTAATAATTCGGAGTCTCAATTTGATATGATAAAAAAGCTTGAACTAGATGTGAATACACATAAAGAATTGATATCTTACTGCAAATCAAAAAATATTATGTTTTTATCAACTCCATTTGATCATGATAGCATTGAACTTTTAAATAGTTTAGGACTTGAAATATTTAAAATACCAAGTGGTGAGATTACAAATTTACCCTATCTTAGACATATTGGAAGATTAGATAAAAAAGTGATACTTTCAACTGGAATGGCAGATATTGGAGAGATTGAAGATGCTTTGGATATCTTAATAAATGCAGGAATAAAAAAAGAGAATATCACAGTTTTACATGCAAACACTATGTATCCAACTTCTATGGAAGATGTAAATTTAAAAGCTATGCTTACTATTGGAAATACATTTGATATTGCTTTTGGATATAGTGACCATACTTTAGGAATTGAAGTTCCAATTGCTGCTGTTGCTTTAGGTGCTTCTTGTATTGAAAAACATTTTACACTCGATTGTACTATGGATGGACCTGATCATAAAGCTAGTTTAGAACCAAATGAACTAAAAGCTATGGTAAAAGCAATACGAAATATAGAGTTAGCTTTGGGAAGTAGTGTTAAAAAACCATCAAAAAGTGAAATACCCAATATGCAAATAGCCAGAAAATCTATTGTTGCAAAATCAGATATTAAAAAAGGTGATATTTTAAGTGAAGAAAATATTACTATAAAAAGACCAGGGAATGGAATAAATCCTATGAGATGGGATGAAATAGTTGGAAGTGTTGCACTCAAAGACTACAAAGAAGATGAGTTAATATGA
- the neuC gene encoding UDP-N-acetylglucosamine 2-epimerase has translation MKRKICVVTGTRAEYGLLYWLMKEIEADKELELQLIVTGMHLSPEFGLTYKEIEKEFSVNKKIEMLLSSDTAIGISKSMGLAQISFSEAYEELKPDVLIVLGDRYEIFSATTAAMIARIPIAHLHGGETTEGAFDESIRHSITKMSHLHFTATQEYKNRVIQLGEDPSRVFNVGGMGIENIKRLKLISKDEFEKSIEFNLNIKNILVTFHPVTLEKSTAKNQFKELLDAIDELKDTNIIFTKANSDTDGRVINKMIDEYVTKNSHKSIGFTSLGQLRYLSALQYVDAVVGNSSSGLAEAPSFKIGTINIGDRQKGRIKASSLIDCEPNKGSILQAFDRLYSKEFQETLRTTINPYGDGCSSKKIVEILKSVDLKNILKKSFYDLRG, from the coding sequence ATGAAAAGAAAGATTTGTGTAGTAACAGGAACAAGAGCAGAATATGGATTACTTTATTGGCTAATGAAAGAGATAGAAGCTGATAAGGAACTTGAACTTCAACTAATAGTTACAGGTATGCATTTAAGTCCTGAGTTTGGATTAACATACAAAGAGATAGAAAAAGAGTTTAGTGTGAATAAAAAAATAGAGATGCTTTTATCTAGTGATACTGCTATAGGTATTTCAAAATCTATGGGATTAGCTCAAATATCTTTTAGTGAAGCTTATGAAGAGTTAAAGCCAGATGTTTTAATAGTTCTTGGAGATAGATATGAGATATTTAGTGCAACAACTGCTGCTATGATAGCAAGAATTCCTATAGCTCATCTTCATGGTGGAGAGACAACTGAGGGAGCATTTGATGAATCAATAAGGCATAGTATTACAAAGATGAGTCATCTTCACTTTACAGCAACACAAGAGTATAAAAATAGAGTAATTCAGCTAGGTGAAGATCCTTCTAGAGTTTTTAATGTTGGTGGTATGGGAATTGAAAATATAAAAAGACTTAAACTTATATCTAAAGATGAGTTTGAAAAATCAATAGAGTTTAACCTTAATATTAAAAATATCTTAGTTACTTTTCATCCAGTTACTTTAGAAAAATCTACTGCTAAAAATCAGTTTAAAGAGCTACTAGACGCAATAGATGAACTTAAAGATACAAATATTATATTTACAAAAGCAAATAGTGATACAGATGGAAGAGTTATAAATAAAATGATTGATGAGTATGTAACTAAAAACTCTCATAAATCTATTGGATTTACATCTTTGGGACAATTAAGATATTTAAGTGCTTTACAATATGTAGATGCCGTTGTAGGAAATAGTTCTAGTGGCTTAGCAGAAGCACCAAGTTTTAAAATAGGAACTATAAATATAGGGGATAGACAAAAAGGAAGAATAAAAGCATCTAGCTTGATTGATTGTGAACCAAATAAAGGTTCTATTTTACAAGCATTTGATAGATTATATTCAAAAGAGTTTCAAGAAACTTTAAGAACTACAATAAATCCATATGGTGATGGATGTTCTAGTAAAAAAATAGTTGAAATTTTAAAAAGTGTAGATTTGAAAAATATACTTAAAAAATCTTTTTATGATTTAAGGGGTTAA
- a CDS encoding nucleotidyltransferase family protein: MENIENIKIGINSTIKEALQIINQGAIQIALVVDDNDRLIGTLTDGDIRRGLLKNYTLDDTINDLYFKNPITSLNTEPKDKIIQKAIKNQIYQIPIVDENNVLVDIVNLATLLKTTNKRNRVILMAGGLGTRLRPLTEDTPKPMLKVGNKPILETIIKNFASHGFVNITISLNYKGDIIKNYFKDGSDFGVNIDYIEENSRLGTAGALSLLKDKPNEPFFVMNGDLLTDVNFSNLLDFHSFANANATMCVREYEYSIPYGVVEINEDNIISIVEKPVKKFFVNAGIYVLSPNIFEFIPKNEFFDMPTLFNMLIEKERKILSFPIHEYWLDIGRIEEYKKANDEYSEVF, encoded by the coding sequence ATGGAAAATATAGAAAATATAAAAATAGGTATTAATTCAACAATAAAAGAAGCATTACAAATAATTAACCAAGGTGCTATTCAGATAGCTTTAGTAGTAGATGATAATGATAGATTAATAGGAACTCTTACAGATGGTGATATAAGAAGGGGGCTTTTAAAAAATTATACTTTAGATGATACTATAAATGATTTATATTTTAAAAACCCCATAACATCTTTAAATACTGAGCCAAAAGATAAAATAATACAAAAAGCTATAAAAAATCAAATTTATCAAATTCCAATTGTAGATGAAAATAATGTTTTAGTTGATATAGTAAATTTAGCAACTTTGCTTAAAACTACAAATAAGAGAAATAGAGTTATTTTAATGGCTGGAGGACTTGGAACAAGACTAAGACCACTTACAGAAGATACTCCAAAGCCTATGTTAAAAGTTGGTAATAAGCCTATATTAGAAACAATTATTAAAAATTTCGCAAGTCATGGATTTGTTAATATTACAATTAGTTTAAACTACAAAGGTGATATTATAAAAAATTATTTCAAAGATGGAAGTGATTTTGGTGTAAATATAGATTATATTGAAGAGAATAGTAGGTTGGGAACAGCAGGAGCATTAAGTCTTCTAAAAGATAAACCAAATGAACCTTTTTTTGTAATGAATGGAGATTTATTGACAGATGTAAATTTTTCAAATTTATTAGATTTCCACTCTTTTGCAAATGCAAATGCTACTATGTGTGTAAGAGAGTATGAATATTCAATTCCTTATGGAGTAGTAGAAATAAATGAAGATAATATAATTTCAATAGTTGAAAAACCTGTAAAAAAATTTTTTGTAAATGCAGGAATTTATGTTTTATCTCCAAATATCTTTGAATTTATTCCAAAAAATGAGTTTTTTGATATGCCAACGCTTTTTAATATGTTGATAGAAAAAGAAAGAAAAATTTTATCTTTTCCTATTCATGAATATTGGCTTGATATTGGAAGAATTGAAGAGTATAAAAAAGCTAATGATGAGTATAGTGAAGTTTTTTAA
- a CDS encoding N-acetyl sugar amidotransferase: MKYCVKCVMPSTRPGITFDENGVCAACQSYENRKNVDYKKRWQELESLCNKYRGMNGPNGYDCMIAVSGGKDSHFQTYIMKEKMGMNPLLVSVEDNFPMTNAGVHNLKNISEAFGCDLISMKPNIQAQKKIGKYTFEKYGKPTYFIDRYIYTYPLHMAVRFNTPLLVYGENIAYEYGGAGAIETYSSKDQINNGVGSGIPTKELLDIGIEQKSLNFFEPPHQKDIDKLDPIYLSYFLEWSSFDNYQIAKKHGFHDLTHEWIRTHHVEQFDQVDTPAYLVHSWMKYPKFGHASATDYSARMVRYGMLTREEAIQLVKKHDHDLDPRSVREFCQFFGYSEKEFWEIIDNNYNQDIFERKNNGNWKLKNSKFI, translated from the coding sequence ATGAAATATTGTGTTAAGTGTGTTATGCCAAGTACTAGACCAGGTATTACGTTTGATGAAAATGGAGTTTGTGCTGCTTGTCAATCTTATGAAAATAGAAAAAATGTTGATTATAAAAAAAGATGGCAAGAATTAGAATCTCTTTGTAATAAATATAGAGGTATGAATGGACCAAACGGTTATGACTGTATGATAGCAGTATCAGGTGGTAAAGATAGCCATTTTCAAACATATATTATGAAAGAAAAAATGGGTATGAATCCTCTTTTAGTATCTGTTGAAGATAATTTTCCTATGACAAATGCAGGAGTACATAATTTAAAAAATATCTCTGAAGCTTTTGGTTGTGATTTAATATCTATGAAACCAAATATTCAAGCTCAAAAAAAGATTGGAAAATATACATTTGAAAAATATGGTAAACCAACATATTTTATAGATAGATATATTTATACTTATCCGCTTCATATGGCTGTTAGATTTAATACTCCCCTTCTAGTTTATGGAGAAAATATTGCTTATGAATATGGTGGAGCAGGAGCTATTGAAACATATTCATCAAAAGATCAAATAAATAATGGTGTAGGAAGTGGAATACCAACAAAAGAGCTTTTAGATATTGGTATTGAGCAAAAGAGTTTAAATTTTTTTGAACCACCACATCAAAAAGATATTGATAAGCTAGACCCAATATATCTTAGTTACTTTTTAGAATGGAGTAGTTTTGATAACTACCAAATTGCAAAAAAACATGGTTTTCATGATTTAACTCATGAATGGATTAGAACTCATCATGTTGAACAATTTGATCAAGTTGATACTCCTGCATATTTAGTTCATTCTTGGATGAAATACCCTAAATTTGGACATGCAAGTGCAACAGATTATAGTGCAAGAATGGTAAGATATGGAATGCTTACTAGAGAGGAAGCTATACAACTTGTTAAAAAACATGATCATGATTTAGATCCAAGAAGTGTAAGAGAATTTTGTCAATTCTTTGGATACAGTGAAAAAGAGTTTTGGGAAATTATAGATAATAACTATAACCAAGATATTTTTGAGAGAAAAAACAATGGTAATTGGAAATTAAAAAATAGTAAATTTATTTAA
- a CDS encoding Gfo/Idh/MocA family protein: protein MKVLIIGFGSIGKRHYEVLSQLSEVQNIDLVTKQNIEDKNCYINLEIIKNIEEYDYFVIASKTNKHFEQLNFLEKNVKDKLIFCEKPLFESKQDLEIKNNRLFIGYVLRFHPLLEKLKEFVKNEKIILLNAKCGQYLPSWRVDTDYRKCYSSKKEEGGGVLLDLSHEIDYVQWLCGQINELQSYQVKISDLEINSDDLTMLIGKTNQDIFINISIDYISKITHRKLLIETLEYTYELDFIENKLIKKDKTGFEEIFSSLNLKRNYMFEQMHLDIFNQQKNICTFKEALEVMQTISTIQEQNL from the coding sequence TTGAAAGTTTTAATTATAGGTTTTGGATCTATTGGAAAAAGACATTATGAGGTTTTATCTCAATTATCTGAAGTTCAAAATATAGATTTAGTCACTAAACAAAATATTGAAGATAAAAATTGCTATATAAATTTAGAAATTATAAAAAATATAGAAGAGTATGATTACTTTGTAATAGCATCAAAAACTAATAAACATTTTGAACAATTAAATTTTTTAGAAAAAAATGTTAAAGATAAATTAATCTTTTGTGAGAAACCACTTTTTGAATCAAAACAAGATTTAGAAATAAAAAATAATAGATTATTTATTGGTTATGTTCTTAGATTTCATCCATTACTAGAAAAACTAAAAGAATTTGTAAAAAATGAGAAGATTATTTTATTAAATGCTAAATGTGGACAATACTTACCTTCTTGGAGAGTAGATACAGATTATAGAAAATGCTATAGTTCAAAAAAAGAAGAAGGTGGTGGAGTACTTTTAGATTTAAGTCATGAGATAGACTATGTTCAATGGTTGTGTGGACAAATTAATGAACTACAAAGCTATCAAGTAAAAATCTCAGATTTAGAGATAAATTCTGATGATTTAACTATGTTAATAGGAAAAACTAATCAAGATATTTTTATAAATATTTCTATTGATTATATAAGTAAAATAACACATAGAAAATTACTAATAGAAACTTTAGAATATACTTACGAATTAGATTTTATTGAAAATAAATTAATTAAGAAAGATAAAACTGGATTTGAAGAGATATTTTCTTCTTTAAATCTAAAAAGAAATTATATGTTTGAACAAATGCATTTAGATATTTTTAATCAACAAAAAAATATCTGTACTTTTAAAGAAGCTTTGGAAGTGATGCAGACTATTTCAACTATACAGGAGCAAAATCTATGA
- a CDS encoding acylneuraminate cytidylyltransferase family protein, translating to MSNVLCTICARGGSKGVKNKNIKELHGKPLIAYTIEQAKASGLFEHIVISTDSDDIANVAKQYGAEVFFKRSSEMASDTAGKLDVIRDAFKRSEEYYNKTFDYLIDLDATAPLRLTEDIIDSFNQFKENNNDNLITAMPSRRSPYFNLVEQDENGKVYLSKKLDNKIIRRQDAPKSYDMNASIYIWKRDIILNEISIFLEKTGLYVMPEERSIDIDTEFDFKFVDFLMKENKNA from the coding sequence ATGAGTAATGTTTTATGCACAATTTGTGCAAGAGGTGGAAGTAAAGGTGTTAAAAATAAAAACATCAAAGAACTTCATGGTAAACCACTTATTGCTTATACAATCGAACAAGCAAAAGCATCAGGACTTTTTGAACATATTGTTATTAGTACAGATAGTGATGATATAGCAAATGTAGCAAAACAGTATGGGGCAGAAGTGTTTTTTAAAAGAAGTTCTGAAATGGCAAGTGATACAGCAGGTAAACTTGATGTGATAAGAGATGCTTTTAAAAGAAGTGAAGAGTATTATAATAAAACTTTTGATTATTTGATAGACTTAGATGCTACAGCACCACTTAGGCTGACAGAAGATATAATAGATTCATTTAATCAGTTTAAAGAAAATAACAATGATAACTTAATCACAGCAATGCCAAGTAGGAGAAGTCCATATTTTAATCTTGTTGAGCAAGATGAAAATGGAAAGGTGTATTTATCAAAAAAACTAGATAACAAAATTATTAGAAGACAAGATGCTCCAAAATCTTATGATATGAATGCATCGATTTATATATGGAAAAGAGATATTATTTTAAATGAAATATCTATTTTTTTAGAAAAAACAGGATTATATGTGATGCCAGAAGAGAGATCAATAGATATAGATACAGAGTTTGATTTTAAATTTGTAGATTTTTTAATGAAGGAAAATAAAAATGCTTAA
- a CDS encoding oxidoreductase, whose product MLKDKVVVITGGAGLIGKEFVKAIIENKGIAIIADINEQIGQEVKENLSKELNTTNIDFIKLDITSKESLNKCINYLDKKYKKIDALVNNAYPRNKNYGKHFFDVEYEDFIQNLGLNLGGYFLTSQCFSKYFKKQSYGNIINISSIYGVVAPKFEVYENTSMTMPVEYAAIKSGLIHLTKYMAKYFKCMNIRVNSLSPGGILDKQPEAFLEKYKEKCLNKGMLENSDLKGTLVYLLSDMSKYVNGQNIIVDDGFSL is encoded by the coding sequence ATGCTTAAAGATAAGGTTGTAGTAATAACAGGTGGAGCTGGACTTATAGGGAAAGAGTTTGTAAAAGCAATTATTGAAAATAAAGGTATTGCAATAATAGCTGATATAAATGAACAAATTGGACAAGAAGTAAAAGAAAATTTGTCAAAAGAGTTAAATACTACAAATATAGATTTTATAAAACTTGATATTACTTCAAAAGAATCTTTAAATAAATGTATAAACTATCTAGATAAAAAATATAAAAAAATAGATGCTTTGGTAAATAATGCATATCCTAGAAATAAAAATTATGGAAAACATTTTTTTGATGTTGAATATGAAGATTTCATACAAAATCTAGGTCTTAACTTGGGTGGATACTTTTTAACATCTCAATGTTTTTCAAAGTATTTTAAAAAGCAATCTTATGGTAACATTATAAATATTAGCTCAATTTATGGAGTAGTTGCTCCAAAATTTGAAGTATATGAAAATACTTCTATGACAATGCCAGTAGAGTATGCAGCTATTAAATCAGGGCTTATACACTTAACAAAGTATATGGCAAAATATTTTAAGTGTATGAATATAAGAGTAAACTCTTTGAGCCCAGGTGGAATATTAGATAAACAACCAGAAGCTTTTTTGGAAAAATACAAAGAAAAGTGTTTAAATAAGGGAATGCTAGAAAATAGTGATTTAAAAGGAACCTTAGTTTATTTATTAAGTGATATGAGTAAATATGTAAATGGTCAAAATATTATAGTTGATGATGGGTTTAGTTTATAA